The following coding sequences are from one Ctenopharyngodon idella isolate HZGC_01 chromosome 17, HZGC01, whole genome shotgun sequence window:
- the dact1 gene encoding dapper homolog 1 yields MNELSEMLVSRDYCALMMRDRKECDARSREKADGEVERVRTRERLDATVAGLTELEYLRQRQELLVRSVLNCQEAAGKDKPCHTVEDSYLNTEEKLLEENILLLRKQLNCLRRRDAGLINQLQELDRQISDLRLDTETSHEHVETDSRPSSGFYDLSDGASGSLSNSSNSVFSECLSSCRSTTCLCTPLDTSLCPSEGRLKPADELGICAECECHCEDSSSGTVRRSLSASYSPSPDGTCDGLSKFHCDLIAKNCNDVYRYPSPLHAVAVQSPIFFQSMTSNLKDDCSFSKLGEASSDEQKPEQVMGTQNSSWHASQTLQNKKLDSYIFGLLQRRAQPLRTSKPRTSINTDPSKSILRQASLCSRAPAAVQAQQRTSDLKPNWQTCLQDASATSTEPSTASPQRQWSAESPSQPQNSYSITNDNNTSCLLKKKVFGASKGQPLSVASKDCQDLGSPNAISSPKLNKHSYYTVEDNKSGQAMKTSPLKRSPKAQAPASCGKDAEQLAPELLSLGSSSQSQDEGGQMVSAQFIPAQKQNVNLRKGGTKNIKIVKVKNSTSAKSRPHVSKHVSEIVRDKHRTGSRRSRQVDDVHHVHKSYKKASTKAKRIPASIPEERILEKHTSSTGGRSSAQRHHGHHRHEAVLAKPKYKRNDYHRRPRGLHEIPYEEAYRRAHCRQKREMLGHMSAMHLPSNAHYTSPYAYVGSDSEYSAECASLFHSTILDTSEDERSNYTTNCFGDSESSASEADYVAESSTSSDSEGSAGVNWRQFNQAGAGSHGMTSAQAKAFVKIKASHNLKKKILRFRSGSLKLMTTV; encoded by the exons ATGAATGAGCTGTCAGAGATGCTGGTGTCCAGGGATTATTGCGCGCTTATGATGCGAGATCGGAAGGAATGCGACGCGCGCTCTCGGGAGAAGGCGGACGGTGAAGTGGAGCGGGTTCGAACCCGAGAGCGTCTGGACGCGACTGTAGCAGGTCTAACCGAGCTGGAGTATCTGAGGCAGAGACAGGAGCTGCTGGTCAGGAGTGTGTTGAACTGTCAGGAGGCTGCAGGAAAGGACAAACCCTGCCATACAGTGGAGGACAGCTATCTGAATACTGAAGAAAAACTTCTGGAGGAGAATATTTTATTACTCAGAAAACAATTG AACTGCCTTAGGAGACGAGATGCAGGTTTGATCAACCAGCTCCAGGAATTAGACAGGCAGATCAGTGACCTGCGGTTGGACACAGAGACTTCGCATGAACACGTGGAAACGGACAGCCGACCAAGCTCAG GCTTTTACGACCTAAGCGACGGTGCTTCTGGATCCCTCTCCAATTCCTCCAACTCCGTCTTCAGCGAGTGTTTGTCCAGTTGTCGTTCCACCACCTGCCTGTGCACCCCCCTCGACACCTCGCTCTGTCCCTCTGAGGGAAGGCTTAAGCCTGCAG ATGAGCTGGGAATTTGTGCAGAGTGTGAATGCCATTGCGAAGACTCAAGTTCCGGAACAGTCCGCAGGTCTCTTTCTGCATCCTACTCCCCTTCCCCGGATGGCACCTGCGATGGCCTTTCTAAATTCCACTGTGATCTCATTGCCAAAAATTGTAATGATGTGTACCGGTACCCCAGCCCTCTCCATGCCGTGGCTGTCCAGAGTCCCATCTTCTTTCAATCTATGACTAGTAACCTAAAGGACGATTGTAGCTTCTCCAAGCTTGGTGAAGCATCAAGTGATGAACAGAAACCAGAGCAGGTCATGGGCACCCAGAATTCATCTTGGCATGCCTCTCAGACactccaaaacaaaaaactggATAGTTATATCTTTGGGCTACTTCAGAGGAGGGCACAACCATTGAGGACCAGCAAACCTCGAACAAGCATCAACACTGACCCCTCCAAGAGCATTTTAAGGCAGGCTAGTCTTTGCTCACGGGCCCCTGCTGCTGTCCAGGCCCAGCAAAGGACCTCTGACCTCAAGCCTAACTGGCAGACATGTTTACAAGATGCATCAGCAACTAGCACTGAGCCAAGCACAGCTTCGCCCCAAAGACAGTGGTCTGCTGAGTCTCCAAGTCAACCACAGAACAGTTACTCAATCACTAATGATAATAACACTAGTTGCCTCTTGAAGAAGAAAGTTTTCGGAGCCAGTAAAGGCCAGCCGTTAAGTGTTGCATCGAAGGACTGCCAGGACTTAGGCAGCCCAAATGCAATTTCCTCTCCCAAACTCAACAAGCATTCTTATTACACTGTGGAAGACAATAAATCAGGACAAGCAATGAAAACGAGTCCTCTTAAGAGGAGTCCTAAAGCTCAGGCTCCAGCAAGTTGTGGTAAAGACGCCGAGCAGCTGGCTCCAGAGTTGCTTAGTCTCGGTTCTTCTTCGCAAAGCCAAGATGAGGGAGGTCAAATGGTCAGTGCCCAGTTCATCCCTGCTCAGAAACAGAATGTAAATCTCCGCAAGGGTGGCACCAAGAACATCAAAATTGTCAAAGTGAAAAATTCCACCAGTGCAAAAAGTAGACCTCATGTGTCCAAGCATGTTTCAGAGATTGTTCGTGACAAGCATCGGACAGGATCTAGGAGGTCTCGACAAGTGGACGATGTCCACCATGTACACAAATCCTACAAAAAGGCCTCCACAAAAGCCAAGAGAATCCCTGCCTCCATCCCTGAAGAACGAATCCTGGAGAAGCACACCAGTTCCACAGGGGGTCGATCTTCTGCCCAGAGACACCACGGACATCACCGACATGAGGCGGTGTTGGCCAAACCCAAGTACAAGCGCAACGACTACCACCGGCGACCGAGGGGTCTCCACGAGATCCCATACGAGGAGGCTTACAGGAGGGCTCACTGCAGGCAGAAACGAGAAATGCTGGGCCACATGTCAGCCATGCACCTGCCATCTAACGCACACTACACCAGCCCCTACGCCTACGTGGGCAGCGACTCTGAATATTCAGCAGAGTGCGCCTCTCTCTTCCATTCCACCATTCTGGACACAAGCGAGGATGAGCGCAGTAACTATACCACCAACTGTTTTGGAGACAGCGAGTCAAGCGCCAGCGAGGCGGACTATGTAGCTGAGAGCAGCACTAGTAGTGACTCTGAGGGCAGTGCAGGGGTCAACTGGCGCCAGTTCAACCAGGCGGGTGCAGGATCCCACGGAATGACGTCAGCACAGGCAAAGGCATTTGTCAAAATCAAGGCTTCCCACAATTTGAAGAAGAAGATCTTGCGTTTCCGATCAGGCTCTTTAAAACTCATGACCACAGTGTGA